Part of the Pseudodesulfovibrio hydrargyri genome is shown below.
CTAATATCCCCCGGCTGTGACGGCCCCAACACCCAGCACGATCATGAGTTTCGACACGAGACTTAAGTCCTTTCGATTCTCCAACATCCAGTACTGTCCATTTCTCGGTCGCATCTTTGCGCGTCAGGATCGTATATACCCCCGAGCGGTCTTCTAGATCATCAGTCGAGGTGTATGGTCCCTCCGCTGGATAGCCAGCAATGGTTATAGACATGTTTTTTCCTTAAACAGATGAATGAGCCGTCTTGAACTATACCGGACCATTATGTATGCTCCGCGTACGCTTATGGCGGAGGTCCGATGAACCTGCAACGGCTCGTGTTCGAGCAGGTTGACCTCAAGGGCGGTCTGATGGTTCCAGCATCAGGCCGCTTTTCTTGTGGACTTCAATCATTTCCCTTCTCCTAGCCAGCTACCCTTTGGGCGGGTATGGGTCGTTGCCGTAGCTGTTTTTTTCACGGATTCTTCCATCCTTTCCGTGAATGCTGACCTCAAGGCCTTCCCGTTTCCCCTGGTCAATGGCTCGTTCCCGAGCTTCGGCCTGGGTTTCGGCTTTGAAGGAAGCGCGCTTTGCGCCGCCTTTCTTGCCTTGCCAGCCGCCATCAGGATGGGGCGTGACATGCATGTCTTTACCACTC
Proteins encoded:
- a CDS encoding DUF2188 domain-containing protein, which produces MSGKDMHVTPHPDGGWQGKKGGAKRASFKAETQAEARERAIDQGKREGLEVSIHGKDGRIREKNSYGNDPYPPKG